In Nitratireductor mangrovi, the genomic window GCGCCGGCGCAGAAATGCCGGAAAAGCAGCGCCACGTCGCCGGGCCGTTCGCCGAGCGCGGGAATGGTCAGGGCAACTGTCGCCAGCCGGTAATAGAGATCGGAGCGGAAACGGCCGGCCTCGCTTTCCGCCTTCAGGTCGACCTTGGTCGCGGCGAGGAAGCGCACGTCGACCGGCGTCTGCCGGTTGGAACCGACCGGCTCGACGACACGCTCCTGGATCACGCGCAGCAGCTTGGCCTGCAGCGCCAGCGGCATCGATTCGATCTCGTCGAGCAGCACCGTCCCGCCGCGCGCGAACTCGATGCGCCCGACCCGCTTCTGCACCGCTCCGGTGAAGGCGCCGCGCTCGTGGCCGAAGATTTCGCTTTCGAACACGCTCTCCGGGATCGCAGCGCAGTTCAGCGCCACGAACGGCCGCTCGCGCCGCTTGCCGAAATCGTGCAGCGCCCGCGCCACGACCTCCTTGCCGGCGCCGGTCTCGCCGACGATCAGCACGTCGACGTCGACATCGGCCAGTTGCCGGATGCGCTCGCGCAGCGCCGCCATGGCCGGCGCCGTGCCGACCAGTCGCGATTCCATGTCGCCGCCGGCCGCCCCGCGCAGCCGTTCCAGTTCCCGGCTGCGCCGGCGTTCGCGCACCGCCCGGTCGAGCACCGCCACCAGATGGTCGGCGTCATAGGGCTTTTCGAGGAAGTCGTGGGCGCCGCGCCGCATCGCCTCGACCGAAAGCGCGACGTCGCCATGCCCGGTCAGCAGCACCACCGGCATCAGGGGATCGCGAATGCTCGCCGCGGCAAGCAGCTCGAGCCCATCCATGCCCGGCATGCGCACATCGGTGACGAGCACGTCGACCGGGCTTTCGCCAAGCCGCGCCAGCGCCTCCTCGCCATTGGCGGCGGCGGAGGCGGAAAAGCCGACCACGGCCAGCCATTCACGCGCGGATTCGCGCAATTCCTTCTCGTCGTCGACGAAAAGCACCGTGCCGCGGCTCATTCGGCTGCCTCCCGCACGGCAGCGGCGGCCGGCAGCGAAACGACGAAGGTCGAGCCCTGGCCCTCCTCGCTCTCGAAGGTCAGCGCGCCGCCGAACTCGCCGACGATGGCGCGCGAGATCGAAAGCCCGAGCCCGAGCCCTTCGCCGGTCTGCTTGGTGGTGAAGAAGGGTTCGGCGATGCGCTCGCGCAGTTCCGCCGGGATGCCGGGACCGTTGTCGTGCACCCGGATTTCCACCATGCCGTCGCGTTCCGCCGCCGAGATCTGGATTGCCGGGTCCTCGGTTCCGCTCACCGCGTCGAGCGCGTTGACCAGCAGGTTCAGCACCACCTGCTCCAGCCTGACCGCGTTGGCCATGACGGTCAGCGCCGGCACAGGTTCGATCACGATGCCGACCCCGTCCTGGTCGGCGCGGTGGCGGGCAAGCTCGACCGCCTCGGCAATGCTGCGCTCCACCGAGACCGGTTCGCGCGCGCCCGGCTCCTTGCGCGCAAAGGAGCGCAACAGCTTGACGGTGCGCTGGATGCGCCGCGCCATCTCGCGCGCTGCCTGCATCTTGCCGCCCGCCGCGCCCGCCTCGCCACGCTCGGCCAGCACGCCGGCAGTGGCGAGCGTGTTTTCCAGCGCCGAAAGCGGCTGGCTCACCTCATGCACGATCGCCGCCGACATGCGCCCCAGCGCGGCCAGCTTGGCGGTCTGGATCAGCGTCGCCTGGGTCGCGCGCAATTCCTCCTCGGCACGGCGCCGGTCCTCGACCTCTCGATGCAATTCGGCCGTGCGCTCCTCAACCCGGCGCTCGAGCCGGTCATGCTCGTTGAGCTTGGCGCGCACCAGCTGGCGGCGCTGGCGCAGGTAGAAGCCGATCGAGCAGGCCAGCATCCCGGCGAGCGCCGCCATGCCGGCCACCAGCAGCGCGCTGGTCTGGATCGGCGCCAGGCTGCGCGCACCGATCAGCCGCCAGCCATCCGCCGGGATCGCGATCGAGCGCAGGATGTGGCTCTGCGCGTCGGCGCCGATCGCGGTGTCGGCCGGCAGACCCGTGCCATCGCCGAAGATCGGCGTGGCCGTCGCCAGGTCCACCCCGTCATATTTGCGGGTGCGCGCGATGTCGTCGAGCGCGGTGTCGCTCAGCGCATGCAGCGGCCGGTATTTCCACGGTGCGTGGCCGGTCAGGAACACCACGCCGTCGCTGTCGGCAAGCACCGCGAAGATCGAGGAATTGCGCCAGGCCGCCTCGATGCCGGCCATGTCGACCTTGACCACGGCGACGCCGATCACGCTGCCGTTCTGGCGCACCGCCGAGGACAGGAAATAGCCCGGCTTGCGGGTGGTGACGCCGACCGCATAGTAGCGGCCCTCGCCTTTGGCGAGTGCATCCTGGAAATAGGGCCGGAAGCGGTAGTTGCGGCCAACGAAGCTGGTCTCCTCGTCGTGGTTGCTTGCCGCCACGGTCAGCCCGTCGGGGGTCATCACATAAAGTTCGTCGGCGCGGGTGTCGTCGCGCACCTCTGCCAGGTAGCGGTTGGCGCCGGCCGCGGCACCCGTGCCTCCGGTCAGCGCGGCAACGATGCGCCCGTCGCGGCCGACGACCGCCGGCAGGTAGCGGAAACGCTCGATCTCGCTTTCGACCGAGCGCGCCAGCACCTGCAACTCGTCATCGAGCGTAGTCTGAAGTCCACGACGCCCGGTCTCGGACGCGGCCAGCCACGCCGAAAGCGTCGCGGCGGCGATCGCCAAGGCAATCGCGGCCAGTATCGTGATGCGCCCGAGCGGCGGTGGCTTCTTCATGCTCCTCCCGTCCGCCTTGCGGCGGGTCGCGCATAGTGCCGCCGCCGGCCCGCAATGACAATCGCTGCCCTGAAGCAGGCCTTGCCGCGACGCAGCCCGCAGTCCGCGCTAGCCGCCGAGCCCGTCGAACAGCGCCGTCGACAGATAGCGCTCGGCGAAGGACGGGATCACCACCACCATCGTCTTGCCGGCATTTTCCGGTCGCGAGCCGACGACGATCGCCGCCTGTAACGCCGCGCCCGACGAGATGCCGACCGGCAGGCCTTCGAGCCGTCCGGCCAGCCGCGCATTGGCGAAGGCGTCATCGTTGGAGACGGTCACCACCTCGTCATAGATTTTGGTGTCGAGGATCGCCGGCGCGAAGCCGGCGCCGATGCCCTGGATCTTGTGCGGCCCGGGCTGGCCGCCCGAAAGCACCGGGGAGGCCTCCGGCTCGACCGCGATCACCTTGAGCGACGGCTTGCGCTGCTTGATCACCTGGCCGACCCCTGTGATGGTGCCGCCGGTGCCGATGCCGGACACGAAGATGTCGATGCCGCCGTCGGTGTCGTTCCAGATCTCCTCGGCCGTCGTCTCGCGGT contains:
- a CDS encoding sigma-54-dependent transcriptional regulator, coding for MSRGTVLFVDDEKELRESAREWLAVVGFSASAAANGEEALARLGESPVDVLVTDVRMPGMDGLELLAAASIRDPLMPVVLLTGHGDVALSVEAMRRGAHDFLEKPYDADHLVAVLDRAVRERRRSRELERLRGAAGGDMESRLVGTAPAMAALRERIRQLADVDVDVLIVGETGAGKEVVARALHDFGKRRERPFVALNCAAIPESVFESEIFGHERGAFTGAVQKRVGRIEFARGGTVLLDEIESMPLALQAKLLRVIQERVVEPVGSNRQTPVDVRFLAATKVDLKAESEAGRFRSDLYYRLATVALTIPALGERPGDVALLFRHFCAGAAERHGVALPPTPPALLDALGARRWQGNVRELKAAAERHVLGLPAVAEFEMRGDAPERGGGTLPERVAAFEAELIRQALDGHDGNAQAASQALGIPRRTLSEKMARYGLRRGDLDATG
- a CDS encoding sensor histidine kinase; the encoded protein is MKKPPPLGRITILAAIALAIAAATLSAWLAASETGRRGLQTTLDDELQVLARSVESEIERFRYLPAVVGRDGRIVAALTGGTGAAAGANRYLAEVRDDTRADELYVMTPDGLTVAASNHDEETSFVGRNYRFRPYFQDALAKGEGRYYAVGVTTRKPGYFLSSAVRQNGSVIGVAVVKVDMAGIEAAWRNSSIFAVLADSDGVVFLTGHAPWKYRPLHALSDTALDDIARTRKYDGVDLATATPIFGDGTGLPADTAIGADAQSHILRSIAIPADGWRLIGARSLAPIQTSALLVAGMAALAGMLACSIGFYLRQRRQLVRAKLNEHDRLERRVEERTAELHREVEDRRRAEEELRATQATLIQTAKLAALGRMSAAIVHEVSQPLSALENTLATAGVLAERGEAGAAGGKMQAAREMARRIQRTVKLLRSFARKEPGAREPVSVERSIAEAVELARHRADQDGVGIVIEPVPALTVMANAVRLEQVVLNLLVNALDAVSGTEDPAIQISAAERDGMVEIRVHDNGPGIPAELRERIAEPFFTTKQTGEGLGLGLSISRAIVGEFGGALTFESEEGQGSTFVVSLPAAAAVREAAE